The proteins below are encoded in one region of Pseudomonas helmanticensis:
- a CDS encoding DUF1175 domain-containing protein, with protein sequence MESAVTALIRSLGLLALLLSAGARAVEAPALDPAQSQVFRAWFVRIAQEQLSQGPSPRWYQQDCAGLVRFAANEALKVHDDKWLRSNGLSNRYLPPELSLSDDQRKLAQQWQQGGGKVGPYVNAIKLIQFNSHLVSRDVSQARPGDLMFFDQGDDQHLMIWMGRYIAYHTGTTTPTDNGMRSASLQQLMTWKDTRWIPDAANPNFIGVYRLNFLSQ encoded by the coding sequence ATGGAAAGCGCTGTGACCGCACTGATCCGCAGCCTCGGCCTGCTCGCGCTGTTGCTCAGTGCGGGTGCCCGCGCCGTCGAAGCACCGGCGCTGGACCCTGCGCAATCCCAGGTGTTTCGCGCCTGGTTCGTGCGCATCGCCCAGGAGCAACTGAGCCAGGGTCCGAGCCCGCGCTGGTATCAGCAGGATTGTGCCGGGCTGGTGCGCTTTGCCGCCAACGAAGCATTGAAAGTCCACGACGACAAATGGCTGCGCAGCAATGGTCTGTCCAACCGCTATTTGCCGCCGGAATTGTCGCTCAGCGATGACCAACGCAAGCTCGCCCAGCAATGGCAGCAGGGCGGCGGCAAGGTTGGGCCGTACGTCAATGCGATCAAACTGATTCAGTTCAACAGCCATCTGGTCAGCCGCGACGTGTCGCAGGCGCGGCCCGGTGACTTGATGTTTTTCGATCAGGGCGACGACCAGCACCTGATGATCTGGATGGGCCGCTACATCGCCTATCACACCGGCACCACCACCCCGACTGACAACGGCATGCGTTCGGCAAGCCTGCAGCAACTCATGACATGGAAGGACACCCGATGGATACCCGACGCAGCCAACCCCAACTTCATCGGCGTCTATCGACTGAACTTTCTCTCCCAATGA